A genomic segment from Streptomyces sp. NBC_00459 encodes:
- a CDS encoding GntR family transcriptional regulator, protein MREALTAAASRRVTRPAPLRQAVYDALTELIVSGSLKPGQHLVEAELAEHLGVSRQPVREALQRLQTAGWVDLRPAQGAFVHSPTEEEAAQLLGVRSVLETYSAQLAARNAKSEDVEHLCELQSQGVDALAAGDVERLVAANTALHAFVTALAANDVLAEMLSQVGQKVRWYYTPIAKPRGKEAWNEHTQLIKAIAKGDPDRAGEVMRKHTERTTDFYRKQLAGGAGKD, encoded by the coding sequence ATGCGCGAGGCACTCACGGCCGCGGCGTCCCGGCGCGTCACCCGCCCGGCACCGCTGCGCCAGGCCGTGTACGACGCCCTGACCGAACTGATCGTCAGCGGTTCCCTCAAGCCCGGTCAGCACCTGGTCGAGGCCGAACTCGCCGAGCACCTCGGGGTCAGCCGACAGCCGGTCCGTGAGGCTCTTCAGCGGCTCCAGACCGCCGGCTGGGTCGACCTGCGGCCCGCACAGGGCGCCTTCGTCCACTCCCCCACCGAGGAGGAGGCCGCCCAACTGCTCGGCGTCCGCTCGGTGCTGGAGACCTACTCGGCCCAGCTCGCCGCCCGCAACGCGAAGTCCGAGGACGTCGAACACCTCTGCGAGCTCCAGTCGCAGGGCGTCGACGCACTCGCCGCCGGCGACGTGGAGCGCCTGGTCGCGGCCAACACGGCCCTGCACGCCTTCGTCACCGCCCTGGCCGCCAACGACGTACTGGCCGAGATGCTCTCGCAGGTGGGTCAGAAGGTCCGCTGGTACTACACGCCCATCGCCAAGCCCCGCGGCAAGGAGGCGTGGAACGAGCACACCCAGCTCATCAAGGCCATCGCCAAGGGCGACCCGGACCGAGCGGGCGAGGTCATGCGCAAGCACACAGAACGCACGACCGACTTCTACCGCAAGCAGCTCGCCGGCGGGGCCGGCAAGGACTGA
- a CDS encoding acyl-CoA dehydrogenase family protein → MSYRTALAEVLTRAVAPCARLTGTESRFPRGAVTAFGATGLLGLTVSTEFGGAGLGLPEAAEVVARTARVCPATAEVLRSHYAAVAVIESYGSPWVRGEIAAGRHLGSLALMEDDTGEQETEARLLRPRCTAVRSGGVVALRARKHRVVAAGEADSYVWSSRPLGTPDGLSLWGVPAHAPDLFVPARPDGAGPPGSATSTVLADPVLVPADARLGPDGGGRDIVLRTVLPWLLELRTAADGARAHHLTAAGVRPAESLAAS, encoded by the coding sequence GTGTCGTACCGCACAGCTCTCGCAGAAGTCCTGACCCGTGCCGTCGCACCCTGCGCCCGACTCACCGGCACGGAGAGCAGGTTCCCCCGTGGCGCCGTGACGGCCTTCGGGGCCACCGGGCTGTTGGGGCTCACTGTCTCGACCGAGTTCGGCGGCGCCGGACTCGGACTGCCGGAAGCCGCAGAGGTGGTGGCCCGGACCGCGCGGGTCTGCCCGGCGACGGCGGAGGTGCTCCGGTCCCACTACGCGGCGGTCGCGGTCATCGAGTCGTACGGCAGCCCCTGGGTGCGCGGCGAGATCGCCGCCGGACGCCATCTCGGCAGCCTCGCCCTCATGGAGGACGACACCGGCGAGCAGGAGACCGAGGCCAGACTGCTCAGGCCGCGCTGCACGGCCGTTCGCTCCGGTGGTGTGGTCGCTCTGCGAGCGCGCAAGCACCGGGTGGTCGCGGCGGGGGAGGCCGACAGTTACGTCTGGTCCTCCCGGCCGCTCGGTACGCCGGACGGCCTGAGTCTCTGGGGGGTTCCGGCGCACGCCCCGGACCTGTTCGTGCCCGCTCGGCCCGACGGTGCGGGTCCGCCCGGCAGCGCCACGTCCACGGTGTTGGCCGACCCGGTGCTGGTGCCCGCCGACGCGCGACTCGGTCCGGACGGCGGCGGGCGCGACATAGTGCTGCGTACGGTCCTGCCGTGGCTGCTCGAACTGCGCACCGCCGCCGACGGTGCGCGGGCGCACCACCTCACGGCTGCCGGAGTCCGGCCCGCGGAATCACTCGCGGCGTCCTGA
- a CDS encoding sugar phosphate isomerase/epimerase family protein — MNRTRHTDPELTHRLSRRGMLGVAAGATAAALLGGAATPAGAATGTASAAAGRGRPVLPPGRLGIQLYSLRDKVSTLGFAPVFAELKKYGYDEVEFAGYTQGSAGPITLAQLKRLARNNGLNPIGSHVGYYSSDPNAYTFAQNLDKVLDDAQALGLKHIGTASGPFRYGSTVDAWKRAAEEFNTYGAAARARGMKFYQHNHSEEFSFATDNPKVRLYDVLLAETDPKLVYLEMDIFWAYSGQFRFSKRPDGTPAPFEPLDYVLRQPDRYPLFHVKDGVSDPGNQYGYRMTDVGDGDIDYQRFISGVTRLRGHRLAHHWQAEHDNPTESFTFARRSSEHLHSLREKC, encoded by the coding sequence ATGAACCGCACCCGTCACACGGACCCCGAACTCACCCACCGCCTCAGCAGACGAGGCATGCTCGGCGTGGCCGCGGGCGCCACCGCCGCCGCGCTGCTGGGCGGCGCCGCGACCCCCGCCGGTGCCGCCACCGGGACCGCGTCCGCCGCCGCGGGCCGAGGCCGTCCCGTCCTGCCCCCCGGCCGGCTCGGCATCCAGCTGTACAGCCTGCGCGACAAGGTCTCCACTCTCGGCTTCGCCCCCGTCTTCGCCGAACTGAAGAAGTACGGCTACGACGAGGTCGAGTTCGCCGGATACACCCAGGGCTCGGCGGGCCCCATCACCCTCGCCCAGCTCAAGCGACTGGCCAGGAACAACGGCCTGAACCCGATCGGCAGCCACGTCGGCTACTACTCCAGCGACCCGAACGCCTACACCTTCGCCCAGAACCTGGACAAGGTCCTCGACGACGCCCAGGCCCTCGGCCTCAAGCACATCGGCACCGCCTCCGGGCCGTTCCGCTACGGCTCCACCGTCGACGCCTGGAAGCGGGCTGCGGAGGAGTTCAACACGTACGGCGCGGCGGCCAGGGCACGCGGCATGAAGTTCTACCAGCACAACCACTCCGAGGAGTTCTCCTTCGCCACCGACAACCCGAAGGTCCGGCTGTACGACGTGCTGCTCGCCGAGACCGACCCCAAGCTCGTGTACCTGGAGATGGACATCTTCTGGGCGTACTCGGGGCAGTTCCGCTTCTCGAAGCGGCCCGACGGCACACCGGCGCCCTTCGAGCCCCTCGACTACGTCCTCAGGCAGCCCGACCGCTACCCGCTCTTCCATGTGAAGGACGGCGTGAGCGACCCCGGCAACCAGTACGGCTACCGCATGACCGACGTCGGCGACGGAGACATCGACTACCAGCGGTTCATCTCCGGCGTCACCCGGCTGCGCGGCCACCGCCTGGCCCACCACTGGCAGGCCGAGCACGACAACCCGACGGAGTCCTTCACCTTCGCGCGCCGCTCCAGCGAGCACCTCCACTCGCTGCGCGAGAAGTGCTGA
- a CDS encoding OFA family MFS transporter, with amino-acid sequence MTTIDYSTSVPYREVTDHNGRMYRVGESDVDLMGRGRKWMVILPWIGMMGISSAEYAFTSAEDTLHEAHLWDSGHIFWLMGVWVFFQAAVAFPAGQLRESGRLPARTAMMLGAVGTMLGYLSLAYAPNVLVAYFGFGMCSGIGAGLVYATCVNMVGKWYPERKGGKTGFVNGGFAYGSVPFVFLFTSYMDLSNYQTVLACVGVGLCLVVASAGWFFKDPPKNWWPAHVDPLKATDDPKIRRALEKNPPAVKQYVPREAARQPVLWMMWFCLLCTAGINIFGIAFQVPFGKDMGFAGGIVATAMSLKAIVNGTGRGVIGWISDRYGRRNTLIIVCLVLGTAQFGVLVSGQMGSMPFFLFCSMVSGFGGGAIFPLFAAMTADYFGENNNASNYGMVYSSKLISGLVGSGVGAIVVDHWDYEGAFVLAGCIGLASAVLAVFLKAPGRPKTDRRVSPNPQPLGEEMA; translated from the coding sequence ATGACAACCATCGACTACTCGACGTCCGTCCCGTACCGGGAGGTGACGGACCACAACGGCCGCATGTACCGCGTCGGCGAATCCGATGTCGACCTCATGGGCCGCGGCCGCAAGTGGATGGTCATCCTGCCGTGGATCGGCATGATGGGCATCAGCTCCGCCGAGTACGCGTTCACGTCCGCGGAGGACACCCTCCACGAGGCCCATCTGTGGGACAGCGGACACATCTTCTGGCTGATGGGCGTCTGGGTGTTCTTCCAGGCGGCCGTGGCCTTCCCCGCCGGTCAACTGCGGGAGAGCGGCAGGCTGCCGGCCCGTACGGCGATGATGCTCGGCGCGGTCGGCACCATGCTCGGCTACCTCTCGCTGGCGTACGCGCCCAACGTGCTCGTGGCCTACTTCGGCTTCGGCATGTGCAGCGGTATCGGCGCCGGACTCGTCTACGCGACCTGCGTCAACATGGTCGGCAAGTGGTATCCGGAGCGCAAGGGCGGCAAGACGGGCTTCGTCAACGGCGGTTTCGCCTACGGCTCGGTGCCCTTCGTGTTCCTGTTCACCTCGTACATGGACCTGAGCAACTACCAGACCGTGCTCGCCTGCGTCGGTGTCGGGCTGTGCCTGGTCGTGGCCTCGGCCGGCTGGTTCTTCAAGGACCCGCCGAAGAACTGGTGGCCCGCGCACGTCGATCCGCTGAAGGCCACGGACGACCCGAAGATCCGCCGGGCGCTGGAGAAGAACCCGCCGGCGGTCAAGCAGTACGTCCCGAGGGAGGCCGCCCGGCAGCCCGTGCTGTGGATGATGTGGTTCTGCCTGCTGTGCACCGCCGGCATCAACATCTTCGGCATCGCCTTCCAGGTGCCGTTCGGCAAGGACATGGGCTTCGCGGGCGGGATCGTGGCCACGGCGATGTCCCTGAAGGCCATCGTCAACGGCACCGGCCGCGGTGTCATCGGCTGGATATCCGACCGCTACGGGCGACGCAACACGCTGATCATCGTATGTCTGGTGCTGGGCACGGCCCAGTTCGGCGTGCTGGTCTCCGGCCAGATGGGGAGCATGCCGTTCTTCCTGTTCTGCTCCATGGTCTCCGGCTTCGGCGGCGGGGCGATCTTCCCGCTGTTCGCCGCCATGACCGCGGACTACTTCGGTGAGAACAACAACGCCTCCAACTACGGAATGGTCTACAGCTCGAAGCTCATCTCCGGTCTCGTCGGCTCCGGAGTGGGTGCGATCGTCGTCGACCACTGGGACTACGAGGGCGCGTTCGTCCTGGCCGGCTGCATCGGCCTGGCCTCCGCCGTACTGGCGGTGTTCCTGAAGGCGCCCGGCAGGCCGAAGACGGACCGCCGGGTCTCCCCCAACCCCCAGCCGCTCGGCGAGGAAATGGCCTGA
- a CDS encoding GntR family transcriptional regulator: MPDTPAVAARGPIPRPAPLRQAVYDTLTELIINGSLKPGQHLVEADLAENLGVSRQPIREALQRLHTAGWVDLRPAQGAFVHSPTAEECAQLLSVRAILETHSARGAAEHAAPADVARLWELQRIGLTALTAGDARAIVEANAALHAHITHLSRNAVLAELIPQVDRRVRWYYMPIARPRGTDAWSEHARIIEAIADGDPDRAEELMRRHTANTTDFYCEQIAALADRSA, from the coding sequence ATGCCCGACACACCCGCCGTGGCAGCGCGTGGCCCGATCCCACGGCCCGCCCCATTGCGCCAGGCCGTGTACGACACCCTGACCGAGCTGATCATCAACGGATCCCTCAAGCCCGGCCAACACCTGGTCGAGGCGGACCTGGCCGAGAACCTGGGTGTCAGCCGCCAGCCCATCCGTGAAGCCCTCCAACGGCTGCACACCGCGGGCTGGGTCGACCTGCGGCCCGCGCAGGGCGCCTTCGTCCACTCCCCCACCGCCGAGGAGTGCGCCCAACTGCTCAGTGTCCGGGCCATCCTTGAGACGCACTCCGCCCGCGGCGCCGCCGAGCACGCCGCCCCCGCCGACGTCGCCCGCCTGTGGGAACTCCAGCGGATCGGCCTCACGGCGCTCACGGCCGGCGACGCCCGGGCCATCGTGGAGGCCAACGCGGCGCTCCACGCCCACATCACGCATCTCTCCCGCAACGCGGTTCTGGCCGAACTCATCCCCCAGGTCGACCGGCGTGTGCGCTGGTACTACATGCCCATCGCCAGGCCCCGCGGCACGGACGCCTGGAGCGAGCACGCCCGGATCATCGAGGCCATCGCAGACGGCGACCCCGACCGCGCCGAGGAACTCATGCGCCGGCACACCGCCAACACCACCGACTTCTACTGCGAGCAGATCGCCGCGCTGGCCGACCGGAGCGCGTGA
- the eboE gene encoding metabolite traffic protein EboE, with translation MRFRHPDGSTVHLAYCTNVHPAETLDGVRAQLRDHCEPVRRRLGRDRLGIGLWLAKDAAHALVTDPSALRGLRAELDRRGLEVVTLNGFPYEGFGAEEVKYRVYKPDWADPERLAHTTDLARVLAGLLPDDVTEGSISTLPLAWRTAYDSERAATALTALGTLAERLDALAELTGRSIRIGLEPEPGCTVETTADAIAPITAIGHQRIGVCVDTCHLATSFEDPRTALDALTQARVPVVKSQLSAALHAEHPHLPEVREALAAFDEPRFLHQTRTATAAGLRGTDDLGEALHGDALPDASPWRAHFHVPLHAAPAAPLTSTLPVLKSALTRLVGGPHPLTRHLEVETYTWQALPPELRPRARAQLADGIAAELTLARDLLSDLGLKELP, from the coding sequence ATGCGCTTCCGCCATCCCGACGGCTCCACCGTCCACCTCGCCTACTGCACCAACGTGCACCCCGCAGAAACCCTCGACGGCGTCCGCGCTCAACTCCGCGACCACTGCGAACCCGTACGCCGACGCCTCGGCCGCGACCGGCTGGGCATCGGACTGTGGCTGGCGAAGGACGCCGCCCACGCCCTGGTCACCGACCCTTCCGCCCTGCGCGGCCTGCGCGCCGAACTCGACCGGCGCGGCCTCGAAGTCGTCACCCTCAACGGCTTCCCGTACGAGGGCTTCGGCGCCGAGGAGGTCAAGTACCGCGTCTACAAGCCTGATTGGGCCGACCCCGAGCGGCTCGCCCACACCACCGACCTGGCCCGGGTCCTCGCCGGTCTCCTCCCCGACGATGTCACCGAAGGCAGCATCTCCACCCTGCCGCTCGCCTGGCGCACCGCCTACGACAGCGAGCGCGCGGCCACCGCCCTGACCGCCCTGGGCACGCTCGCGGAACGCCTCGACGCCCTCGCCGAACTCACCGGCCGCTCCATCCGCATCGGCCTGGAACCGGAACCCGGCTGCACCGTCGAGACCACCGCCGACGCCATCGCCCCGATCACCGCGATCGGCCACCAACGCATCGGCGTCTGTGTCGACACCTGCCACCTCGCCACGTCCTTCGAGGACCCGCGCACCGCCCTGGACGCGCTCACGCAGGCCCGCGTCCCCGTCGTCAAATCCCAGCTCTCCGCCGCCCTGCATGCCGAACACCCCCACCTCCCCGAAGTCCGCGAAGCCCTCGCCGCCTTCGACGAACCCCGCTTCCTGCATCAGACCCGCACGGCCACCGCCGCCGGACTGCGCGGCACGGACGACCTGGGCGAGGCCCTTCACGGCGACGCCCTGCCCGACGCCTCCCCGTGGCGCGCCCACTTCCACGTTCCCCTCCACGCGGCCCCCGCCGCACCCCTCACCTCCACACTCCCCGTACTCAAGTCCGCGCTGACCCGGCTCGTCGGCGGCCCCCACCCCCTCACCCGGCATCTGGAGGTGGAGACCTACACCTGGCAGGCACTCCCACCCGAGCTACGGCCCCGCGCCCGCGCCCAGCTCGCCGACGGCATCGCCGCCGAACTCACCCTCGCCCGGGACCTGTTGAGCGACCTGGGCCTGAAGGAGCTGCCATGA
- a CDS encoding beta-class carbonic anhydrase: protein MSTHAPRLARQTVTDRLVESNRAYAAGFADPGTDARPVLQVAVVACMDARIDLHAALGLELGDCHTVRNAGGVVTDDTIRSLTISQRALGTRSVVLIHHTGCGLQTLTEDFRHELELEVGQRPAWAVEAFRDVDQDVRQSMQRVRTSPFLSHTDDVRGFVFDVTTGLLREIDPRA, encoded by the coding sequence ATGTCGACCCACGCACCCCGTCTCGCCCGGCAGACGGTCACAGACCGGCTCGTCGAGTCCAACCGCGCCTACGCCGCAGGCTTCGCCGACCCGGGAACGGACGCCCGTCCCGTACTCCAGGTGGCGGTCGTGGCCTGTATGGACGCCCGTATCGACCTGCACGCCGCCCTCGGCCTGGAACTGGGCGACTGCCACACCGTTCGCAACGCCGGCGGCGTCGTCACCGACGACACCATCCGCTCTCTGACGATCAGTCAGCGAGCCCTCGGAACCCGCAGTGTCGTCCTCATCCACCACACCGGCTGCGGTCTCCAGACCCTGACCGAGGACTTCCGGCACGAACTGGAGCTGGAGGTCGGACAGCGCCCGGCATGGGCGGTGGAGGCCTTCCGGGATGTCGACCAGGACGTACGGCAGTCGATGCAGCGCGTGCGCACGTCACCCTTCCTGTCGCACACGGACGACGTACGGGGCTTCGTCTTCGACGTGACGACCGGGCTGCTGCGGGAGATCGACCCGCGGGCCTGA
- the frc gene encoding formyl-CoA transferase, translating into MTHVQSGPSATQLLGWLGADVVKVEAPGGDVTRGQLRDVPEVDSLYFTMLNCNKRSVTLNTKTGRGREILTELIRRSDVMVENFGPGAVDRMGFTWERIREINPRVVYASIKGFGDGPYTNFKAYEVVAQAMGGSMATTGFEDGPPLATGAQIGDSGTGIHVVAGILAALLQRESTGRGQRVNVAMQHAVLNLCRVKLRDQQRLAHGPLAEYPTEDFGDEVPRSGNASGGGQPGWAVRCAPGGPNDYVYVIVQPVGWKPLAALIGRPELAEDPEWSTPEARLPQLAKMFQLIEEWTSTLPKWQVLERLNAHSIPCGPILSTREIIEDASLAANDMIVTVGHPERGTFTTVGNPLKLSDSPTHITTPPLLGEHTEEILIGELGLGDEELRLLRASGVI; encoded by the coding sequence ATGACGCATGTGCAGTCGGGTCCGTCGGCGACGCAGTTGCTGGGGTGGCTGGGTGCGGATGTGGTGAAGGTGGAGGCGCCGGGCGGGGATGTCACGCGGGGGCAGTTGCGGGATGTGCCGGAGGTCGACTCCCTGTATTTCACGATGCTCAACTGCAACAAGCGCAGTGTCACTCTCAACACGAAGACCGGGCGGGGCAGGGAGATCCTGACCGAGCTGATCCGGCGGTCGGATGTGATGGTGGAGAACTTCGGGCCGGGTGCGGTGGACCGGATGGGTTTCACCTGGGAGCGGATCAGGGAGATCAACCCGCGGGTGGTGTACGCGTCGATCAAGGGCTTCGGGGACGGTCCGTACACGAACTTCAAGGCCTATGAGGTGGTCGCGCAGGCGATGGGCGGGTCGATGGCGACCACCGGGTTCGAGGATGGGCCGCCGTTGGCGACCGGGGCGCAGATCGGGGATTCCGGCACCGGTATCCATGTGGTGGCCGGGATCCTGGCCGCCCTGCTGCAACGCGAGTCGACGGGGCGGGGGCAGCGGGTGAACGTGGCGATGCAGCACGCGGTGCTGAACCTGTGCCGGGTGAAGCTGCGCGACCAGCAGCGTCTGGCCCACGGCCCGTTGGCGGAGTATCCGACCGAGGACTTCGGGGACGAGGTACCCCGCTCGGGGAACGCTTCCGGTGGCGGTCAGCCCGGCTGGGCGGTGCGGTGCGCGCCGGGTGGTCCCAACGACTACGTGTACGTCATCGTCCAGCCGGTCGGGTGGAAACCCCTGGCCGCGCTGATCGGCCGTCCGGAACTCGCCGAGGACCCCGAGTGGTCCACTCCCGAGGCGCGGCTGCCGCAGCTGGCGAAGATGTTCCAGCTGATCGAGGAATGGACATCCACCCTGCCCAAGTGGCAGGTCCTGGAACGGCTGAACGCGCACAGCATCCCGTGCGGGCCGATCCTGTCCACCAGGGAGATCATCGAAGACGCCTCACTCGCCGCCAACGACATGATCGTCACCGTCGGGCATCCCGAACGCGGCACCTTCACCACGGTCGGCAACCCCCTCAAACTCTCCGACTCCCCCACCCACATCACCACGCCACCCCTCCTGGGCGAACACACCGAGGAAATCCTCATCGGCGAACTCGGCCTGGGCGACGAGGAACTGCGTCTGCTCAGGGCGAGCGGGGTGATCTGA
- a CDS encoding OFA family MFS transporter yields the protein MTADPIAKNSSSNSSSTDPEAAHRPYREVTDSRGRVYRVGETDRDILGHSRKLMVYLPWIAMMAISVFEYAYGSAEDTLSHAHGWTQSNTFWILSVWVFFQAGIAFPAGWLREKGVLTARGAMYVGSGLCALGFLALSHLDNVWLAILGFGVVGGIGAGLVYATCINMVGKWFPERRGARTGFVNGGFAYGSLPFIFVFNYGFDTANYHRVLDLIGCYIMIVVLVSAFFFKDPPKNWWPADIDPLTYSGNEKNTTSLTRNPPAVKQYTPKEAIRTGMLPLMWVSIVLTAGVSIFGISFQVDFAKEVGFGPLVAASSMGVMAVINGIGRGVVGWLSDKWGRKPTLVFVIVVLGLAQFGVIWAGDVKSEALFLFFAFLSGFGGGAFYPLFAALTPDYFGENYNASNYGLVYSGKLVSGLFGGGLGSMVVASWGYDGAYALAGVVSMVAAGIALLLRQPGRTTDALTAEPQPAG from the coding sequence ATGACGGCAGATCCCATCGCGAAGAACAGTTCGTCGAACAGCTCGTCGACCGACCCCGAAGCCGCACACCGTCCCTACCGAGAAGTGACCGACTCCCGCGGTCGCGTCTACCGCGTGGGCGAGACCGACCGGGACATCCTCGGTCACTCCCGCAAGCTCATGGTGTACCTGCCGTGGATCGCCATGATGGCCATCAGTGTCTTCGAGTACGCGTACGGCTCGGCGGAGGACACCCTGTCCCACGCCCACGGCTGGACGCAGAGCAACACCTTCTGGATCCTCAGTGTCTGGGTCTTCTTCCAGGCCGGCATCGCCTTCCCCGCAGGCTGGCTCCGGGAGAAGGGCGTCCTGACGGCCCGTGGAGCCATGTACGTCGGCTCGGGCCTGTGCGCCCTCGGGTTCCTCGCCCTCTCGCACCTCGACAACGTCTGGCTGGCGATCCTCGGCTTCGGTGTCGTCGGAGGCATCGGGGCCGGTCTGGTCTACGCGACCTGCATCAACATGGTCGGCAAGTGGTTCCCCGAACGCCGGGGAGCCAGGACGGGGTTCGTCAACGGCGGGTTCGCGTACGGATCGCTGCCGTTCATCTTCGTCTTCAACTACGGCTTCGACACCGCGAACTACCACCGGGTCCTGGACCTGATCGGCTGCTACATCATGATCGTGGTCCTCGTGTCCGCCTTCTTCTTCAAGGATCCCCCGAAGAACTGGTGGCCCGCCGACATCGATCCGCTGACGTACTCCGGCAACGAGAAGAACACGACGAGCCTGACCAGGAACCCTCCCGCGGTGAAGCAGTACACGCCCAAGGAGGCCATCAGGACCGGGATGCTCCCCCTCATGTGGGTCTCCATCGTGCTGACCGCCGGCGTGTCCATCTTCGGGATCTCCTTCCAGGTCGACTTCGCCAAGGAGGTGGGCTTCGGCCCATTGGTGGCCGCCTCGTCCATGGGTGTCATGGCGGTCATCAACGGCATCGGCCGCGGTGTGGTGGGCTGGCTGTCCGACAAGTGGGGCCGGAAGCCCACCCTGGTGTTCGTCATCGTCGTCCTGGGCCTGGCCCAGTTCGGGGTGATCTGGGCGGGCGACGTGAAGAGCGAGGCGCTGTTCCTGTTCTTCGCCTTCCTCTCCGGCTTCGGCGGCGGCGCGTTCTACCCGCTGTTCGCGGCGCTCACCCCGGACTACTTCGGGGAGAACTACAACGCCTCCAACTACGGGCTGGTGTACAGCGGAAAGCTGGTCAGCGGCCTGTTCGGCGGGGGACTCGGTTCCATGGTGGTCGCGTCCTGGGGATACGACGGGGCGTACGCCCTGGCCGGCGTCGTCTCCATGGTGGCGGCGGGGATCGCCCTGCTGCTGCGGCAGCCGGGTCGCACCACGGACGCCCTGACCGCGGAGCCGCAGCCCGCCGGGTGA
- a CDS encoding aldehyde dehydrogenase family protein: MTTTLNSTHLVVKSGTSWTDAWQRCLAVAPEAFRDDRVLNLWNSAWQADGRTLPATSPVDGSPIAGPPRLDRDTAHQAVRASLDQHRAWRHVPLHERRARVAATLDALTQHRELLALLLVWEIGKPWRLAQADVDRAIDGVRWYVDGIEPMVADRVPLDGPVSNIASWNYPMSVLVHAMLVQALAGNAVIAKTPTDGGVACLTLACALAAREGIPVTLVSGSGGELSEALVRAPEIGCVSFVGGRDTGAAVATAVADLGKRHVLEQEGLNTWGVWNYSDWDALKAVVPKLFDYGKQRCTAYPRFVVQRELFDDFLTAYLPAVRTLRVGHPLAVEKADDPYPALDFGPVINAAKAKELHDQVAEAIARGAVPLHRAGEADARFLPGQDTSAYVQPVTLLGPPPSSPLHHAEPFGPVDTIVLVDTEAELLAAMNASNGALVATLSTDDRATFDRLAPQIRAFKVGHGKPRSRGDRDELFGGFGASWRGAFVGGELLVRAVTQGPAGERLPGNFPEYQLMP, translated from the coding sequence ATGACCACCACCCTCAACTCCACCCACCTCGTGGTGAAGTCCGGCACGTCCTGGACCGACGCCTGGCAGCGATGCCTCGCCGTCGCCCCCGAGGCCTTCCGGGACGACCGCGTCCTCAACCTCTGGAACTCCGCCTGGCAGGCGGACGGCCGGACCCTGCCCGCCACCAGCCCCGTCGACGGCAGCCCGATCGCCGGCCCGCCGCGCCTGGACCGGGACACCGCCCACCAGGCCGTACGCGCCTCCCTCGACCAGCACCGCGCCTGGCGGCATGTCCCGCTCCACGAACGCCGCGCCCGCGTCGCGGCCACCCTCGACGCGCTCACCCAGCACCGCGAACTCCTCGCACTCCTGCTCGTGTGGGAGATCGGCAAGCCATGGCGGCTCGCCCAGGCGGACGTCGACCGGGCCATCGACGGTGTGCGCTGGTACGTCGACGGCATCGAGCCGATGGTCGCCGACCGGGTTCCGCTGGACGGCCCGGTGTCCAACATCGCCAGCTGGAACTACCCGATGAGCGTGCTCGTTCACGCAATGCTCGTGCAGGCGCTGGCAGGCAACGCGGTCATCGCCAAGACCCCGACCGACGGCGGTGTCGCCTGTCTGACCCTGGCCTGCGCGCTCGCCGCCCGCGAGGGGATTCCCGTCACCCTCGTCAGCGGCAGCGGAGGCGAGCTGTCCGAGGCGCTGGTGCGGGCGCCCGAGATCGGCTGCGTTTCCTTCGTCGGCGGTCGCGACACCGGCGCCGCGGTGGCCACGGCAGTCGCCGACCTCGGCAAACGCCACGTACTCGAACAGGAGGGCCTCAACACCTGGGGCGTCTGGAACTACTCGGACTGGGACGCCCTCAAGGCCGTCGTCCCCAAGCTCTTCGACTACGGCAAGCAGCGCTGCACGGCGTACCCACGCTTCGTCGTCCAGCGGGAACTGTTCGACGACTTCCTGACGGCGTACCTCCCGGCGGTGCGCACCCTGCGCGTCGGACACCCGCTCGCCGTCGAAAAGGCCGACGACCCCTACCCGGCACTGGACTTCGGGCCCGTGATCAACGCGGCCAAGGCCAAGGAACTGCACGACCAGGTGGCCGAGGCCATCGCCCGAGGCGCCGTCCCCCTGCACCGCGCCGGTGAAGCCGACGCCCGCTTCCTGCCGGGCCAGGACACGTCGGCGTACGTCCAGCCCGTCACGCTCCTGGGGCCGCCGCCGTCCTCGCCGCTGCATCACGCGGAGCCGTTCGGGCCGGTCGACACCATCGTCCTGGTCGACACGGAGGCGGAGCTGCTGGCCGCGATGAATGCCTCCAACGGCGCGCTGGTCGCCACGTTGTCCACCGACGACCGGGCCACCTTCGACCGGCTCGCCCCGCAGATCCGCGCGTTCAAGGTCGGTCACGGCAAGCCGCGTTCGCGCGGCGACCGCGACGAACTGTTCGGCGGCTTCGGCGCGTCCTGGCGGGGCGCGTTCGTCGGCGGCGAACTGCTGGTGCGTGCCGTGACCCAGGGACCGGCGGGTGAGCGGCTGCCCGGGAACTTCCCGGAGTACCAGCTCATGCCTTGA